The following are from one region of the Pocillopora verrucosa isolate sample1 chromosome 3, ASM3666991v2, whole genome shotgun sequence genome:
- the LOC131800316 gene encoding uncharacterized protein, with protein MSSYPNSRRPMINSAYICSIRGFLKILESILLLASFIFGQLYESFYSPPHLPYFFVAVFVGMILLLLLYTFFLFSLEKRFETFNWYLMDVIFCGFLAVMLTASAGLLAKEADFRERHGNDFSGWLYDRLVAAVVLAFVVVLLLIIDIIVSLFQYRRLRQMGQR; from the exons ATGAGTAGTTATCCAAATAGCCGCAGACCTATGATCAATAGCGCCTACATTTGTTCCATACGAGGATTTCTTAAGATCTTAGAGAGC ATTTTGCTGTTGGCCTCCTTCATATTCGGTCAGCTTTATGAATCATTTTACAGTCCCCCTCACCTACCCTACTTCTTCGTGGCTGTATTTGTGGGAATGATACTTCTCCTTCTGCTGTATACCTTCTTTCTGTTCTCGTTGGAGAAGCGGTTTGAGACCTTCAACTGGTATCTTATG GACGTAATCTTTTGTGGCTTTTTAGCCGTGATGCTCACAGCAAGTGCTGGACTCCTGGCTAAAGAGGCAGACTTCAGGGAGAGACACGGAAATGATTTTTCTGGTTGGCTCTACGATCGTCTCGTGGCTGCAGTG GTTCTGGCGTTTGTTGTCGTGCTGTTACTCATCATCGATATCATCGTCAGTTTGTTTCAGTATCGCCGCTTAAGACAAATGGGACAACGCTAG
- the LOC131800293 gene encoding plasmolipin, which yields MADPENPDTTARSHEAPASGDIGLTMSYIISIPGILKIVEFFTLLLAFALAADGYAAVAQYVVVHWERMDFFLFVTVTSWLLVIAIFVLFAFNIISKINLSIDWNIPVFVFALVAAFLLLLSSALLAAQTAGGYGPLSDRLNAAVAFGFISMFVFIADAVVYFLRRTGRM from the exons ATGGCAGATCCTGAGAACCCAGATACCACAGCTAGATCGCACGAGGCCCCGGCGTCTGGGGATATTGGGCTAACTATGTCGTATATTATCTCGATTCCTGGAATACTGAAGATCGTTGAATTT TTCACGCTGTTGTTGGCGTTTGCCCTAGCTGCTGATGGGTACGCAGCTGTAGCTCAGTATGTCGTCGTACATTGGGAACGTATGGATTTCTTCCTCTTTGTTACTGTGACGTCGTGGCTTCTTGTGATCGCGATATTTGTCTTGTTCGCATTCAATATCATATCAAAAATCAACCTCAGTATTGACTGGAATATCCCG gtttTTGTATTTGCTCTTGTAGCAGCATTTCTTCTTCTGTTGAGTTCTGCCTTGCTAGCTGCTCAGACAGCAGGTGGTTATGGTCCGTTATCTGACAGATTAAACGCTGCTGTG GCTTTTGGATTTATCTCCATGTTCGTCTTCATCGCAGATGCTGTTGTTTATTTCCTGAGGAGAACTGGAAGGATGTAA
- the LOC131800292 gene encoding plasmolipin-like, translated as MADPENPDTTAKSDEAPAEKSGGGGAASGDIGLTMSYIISIPGILKIVEFFTLMLAFAIAADVNIIASKSRMDFFLFVTVMSWLLVIAVFVLFAFNIISKINLSIDWNIPVFVFAVVAAILLLLSSALLADMVTDYLGFFPKETDKIRAAAAFGFISMFVFIADAVVFFLKKTGRM; from the exons ATGGCAGATCCTGAGAACCCAGATACCACAGCTAAATCTGACGAGGCCCCCGCGGAAAAGTCTGGCGGCGGAGGAGCTGCATCTGGAGATATCGGACTAACTATGTCGTATATCATCTCGATTCCTGGAATACTGAAGATCGTTGAATTT TTCACGTTGATGTTGGCATTTGCCATAGCTGCTGATGTAAATATCATAGCAAGCAAGTCACGTATGGATTTCTTCCTCTTTGTTACTGTGATGTCATGGCTTCTTGTGATCGCCGTATTTGTCTTGTTCGCATTCAATATCATATCAAAAATCAACCTCAGTATTGACTGGAATATCCCG gtttTTGTATTTGCTGTTGTAGCAGCAATTCTTCTTCTGTTGAGTTCTGCCTTGCTAGCTGATATGGTAACAGATTATTTGGGGTTTTTTCCTAAGGAAACTGACAAAATAAGGGCTGCTGCG GCTTTTGGATTTATCTCCATGTTCGTCTTCATCGCagatgctgttgtttttttcctgaagaaaaCTGGAAGGATGTAA
- the LOC131768292 gene encoding plasmolipin-like: MSNPEDKEAVSRPNAAIMDSSGGGNAGGAGVSITITFNKAYVVSIPGVLKIVEFILLLLAFSIGADINVANWGRMSFFLFVTITSWLLVIAWFVLFTFNLHTKINLNINWNITLLIFAAVVAFLLLISSALLADDVRKIEEKSGYSLPFLGPLRAAVAFGFIAMFVFIGDAVVNILKITGKTQVQIAL, encoded by the exons ATGTCAAACCCAGAGGACAAAGAGGCTGTATCCAGACCTAATGCGGCCATTATGGACAGTTCTGGAGGAGGGAATGCAGGTGGAGCCGGTGTGTCCATTACAATAACTTTTAACAAAGCTTACGTCGTGTCAATTCCTGGAGTATTGAAGATCGTGGAATTT ATCCTGTTGTTGCTAGCGTTTTCTATCGGCGCTGACATAAACGTCGCAAACTGGGGACGCatgagttttttcctttttgttaccATTACTTCATGGCTTCTTGTAATCGCCTGGTTTGTGCTGTTCACCTTCAATTTGCACACAAAGATCAACCTCAACATTAACTGGAATATTACg CTCCTGATATTTGCTGCTGTTGTGGCTTTTCTTTTGCTGATCAGTTCGGCGTTGTTGGCTGATGATGTCAGAAAGATAGAAGAAAAGTCTGGTTACTCTCTTCCTTTTTTGGGCCCGTTACGCGCTGCTGTG GCGTTTGGATTTATTGCCATGTTTGTGTTCATTGGAGATGCTGTTGTGAACATCCTTAAAATTACTGGAAAGACGCAAGTGCAAATCGCTTTATAG